Proteins encoded within one genomic window of Flavobacterium oreochromis:
- a CDS encoding MoaD/ThiS family protein has product MQIKIKYFGQLTDITHKEEEIIFIDKDKITCIELIDNLLLKYKGLEEILFKIAINKKLQNKNYIINQEDEIALLPPFAGG; this is encoded by the coding sequence ATGCAAATTAAAATCAAATATTTTGGTCAACTTACAGATATTACTCATAAGGAAGAGGAAATAATATTTATAGATAAGGATAAAATAACTTGTATTGAGCTGATTGATAATTTATTGCTAAAATATAAAGGTTTAGAAGAGATTTTATTTAAAATAGCAATTAATAAAAAACTTCAAAATAAAAATTATATAATAAATCAGGAAGATGAAATAGCATTACTTCCACCATTTGCAGGAGGTTAA
- the moaCB gene encoding bifunctional molybdenum cofactor biosynthesis protein MoaC/MoaB — MVDITHKSNSLRTAIAQAIVKVGNQDTIEAIINKTVPKGDVFEASRIAGLFAVKNTSTAIPDCHPLPIEFTSVSHHIENLNIYITVTVKTIYKTGVEVEAMHGASIVALTVYDMLKPIDKSIEIQNIKLIEKKGGKSDLKNINYQLKVGVIVCSDSVSEGKKTDSAGKIIIEKIKKLGLESSFYKIIPDEILDIQSEVIDLFINEFDLIIITGGTGLSPRDITPEAVIPLLDRRISGIEETIRSYGQQRTPYAMLSRSVVGFKGNSLIMALPGSTNGAAESIDAVFPSILHLFKIIKGFNHNQ; from the coding sequence ATGGTAGATATAACACATAAAAGTAATTCATTACGAACAGCTATTGCACAAGCTATTGTAAAAGTAGGAAATCAAGATACAATAGAGGCTATTATTAATAAAACAGTTCCCAAAGGAGATGTTTTCGAAGCCTCTAGAATTGCGGGACTATTTGCAGTAAAAAACACATCAACTGCTATTCCTGATTGTCATCCTTTACCCATAGAATTTACTTCTGTATCACATCATATAGAAAATCTAAATATTTATATAACAGTTACAGTCAAAACAATTTATAAAACAGGAGTAGAAGTAGAAGCTATGCATGGAGCATCTATAGTAGCTCTTACTGTATATGATATGCTGAAACCTATAGATAAATCAATAGAAATACAAAACATTAAATTAATTGAAAAAAAAGGAGGGAAATCAGATCTTAAAAATATTAATTATCAACTAAAAGTTGGAGTTATAGTCTGTTCTGATAGCGTTTCAGAAGGAAAAAAAACAGATTCAGCAGGAAAAATAATTATTGAAAAAATAAAAAAGCTAGGACTAGAATCTTCTTTTTACAAAATAATTCCTGATGAAATTTTAGATATTCAATCAGAAGTAATAGATTTATTTATTAATGAATTTGATCTAATTATTATAACAGGAGGCACAGGATTATCACCTCGTGATATTACGCCTGAAGCTGTAATTCCATTATTAGATAGGCGCATTTCTGGTATTGAAGAAACCATTAGAAGTTATGGACAACAACGTACTCCTTATGCTATGTTATCCAGAAGCGTTGTAGGCTTTAAAGGTAATTCACTTATTATGGCACTGCCAGGCTCAACTAATGGAGCTGCAGAATCTATTGATGCTGTATTTCCATCTATTCTTCATCTTTTTAAAATTATAAAAGGGTTTAATCATAATCAATAA
- a CDS encoding molybdenum cofactor guanylyltransferase, translated as MEIEGYILAGGKSSRMGTEKGLLLLNKIPFVIHIKNALQPICSTIKIVTSNPEYKKLRLEIIEDLIKNKGPVGGIQTALNSSKTRYTIIVSVDAPLITTSLIEILIENHIIKNASITIFGNEENEIPLIGVYNTDLEKIFKKAIINDKLKLREVLKEIKKQKIDISKEIEYQVQNINTKEEYKTIVNQFRNKDAN; from the coding sequence ATGGAAATAGAAGGATATATATTAGCAGGAGGTAAAAGTAGCAGAATGGGAACTGAAAAAGGACTTTTATTACTAAATAAGATTCCTTTTGTAATACATATTAAAAATGCTTTGCAGCCTATTTGTAGTACAATTAAAATAGTAACATCTAATCCTGAATATAAAAAATTAAGATTAGAAATTATTGAAGATCTTATAAAAAATAAGGGACCTGTAGGTGGAATTCAAACTGCTTTAAATAGTTCTAAAACACGCTATACTATTATTGTAAGTGTAGATGCACCTTTAATTACAACTTCTTTAATAGAGATATTAATTGAAAATCATATTATTAAAAATGCAAGTATTACCATTTTTGGAAATGAGGAAAATGAAATTCCCCTTATAGGTGTTTATAATACTGATTTAGAGAAAATATTTAAGAAAGCAATTATAAATGATAAGCTTAAATTAAGAGAAGTATTAAAAGAAATTAAAAAGCAAAAAATTGATATTTCAAAAGAGATTGAATATCAAGTACAAAATATTAATACGAAAGAAGAATACAAAACTATTGTAAATCAATTTAGGAATAAAGATGCAAATTAA
- a CDS encoding MFS transporter codes for MKLKNLNFNALLIATLSCILIIVLVYLGSRNLQNFDAALVTYLFGTIFAFFGIVYRTSVWLQRPPTWMYFKRGIYFLFTGKVFKHLVFVAKEFIGNIVLQKFIYPRGKYRWLAHFMIAIGCISAFMITIPLTFGWIHFTLAPGTINLYQAHFFGFEVFSFRLGSVIAFLTFHALNWSSWLVILGSLYYLRRRLTNPGLIATQTFDGDLLPLILLIAISATGLGLTYSYQFMKGFAFDFLAVLHAVTVILFLIWIPFGKFFHIIQRPAQIGAHIYKIEGKEQQGMAICPHTRNEFTTQLHVNDLKIVTRKLGFDFSKPDGTSHLDLSPEGKRSIIAQAHLKARQEGGNLFG; via the coding sequence ATGAAGTTAAAAAATTTAAATTTTAATGCTTTATTAATAGCAACACTATCATGTATTTTAATCATAGTGTTAGTTTATTTAGGCTCACGGAATTTACAAAATTTTGATGCAGCATTAGTTACCTACTTATTTGGAACTATATTTGCTTTTTTTGGAATTGTATATCGTACTTCAGTTTGGTTACAAAGACCGCCTACATGGATGTATTTTAAGCGCGGAATCTACTTTTTATTTACAGGTAAAGTATTTAAACATTTAGTATTTGTAGCAAAAGAATTTATAGGAAATATTGTTTTACAAAAATTTATTTATCCCAGAGGAAAATATCGTTGGTTAGCGCACTTTATGATTGCTATAGGTTGTATTTCTGCATTTATGATTACTATCCCTTTAACCTTTGGTTGGATTCATTTTACACTAGCCCCAGGAACAATAAACTTATATCAAGCTCATTTTTTTGGATTTGAAGTATTTTCCTTTAGACTAGGTTCAGTAATAGCCTTTTTAACTTTTCATGCACTAAACTGGTCCTCATGGTTAGTAATTTTAGGTTCTTTATATTATCTAAGAAGACGTCTAACTAATCCAGGATTAATTGCAACTCAAACATTTGACGGTGATTTATTACCGCTCATTTTACTCATCGCTATTTCAGCAACAGGATTAGGTTTAACCTATTCATATCAGTTCATGAAAGGTTTTGCATTTGACTTTTTAGCTGTCTTACATGCAGTAACTGTAATCTTATTTTTAATATGGATTCCTTTTGGAAAATTTTTTCATATAATTCAAAGACCAGCACAAATTGGTGCTCATATTTATAAAATTGAAGGAAAAGAACAGCAAGGAATGGCCATTTGTCCACATACAAGAAACGAATTTACAACACAACTGCACGTAAATGATTTAAAAATAGTAACACGCAAATTAGGTTTTGATTTTTCAAAACCTGATGGAACTTCTCATTTAGATTTAAGTCCTGAAGGAAAACGTTCTATAATAGCACAAGCACACCTAAAAGCACGACAAGAAGGTGGAAATTTATTTGGATAA
- a CDS encoding DUF6755 family protein: MSTFRTGQNIANTRKLNAILSTIIFILILNIAIQIWLLYAALNNALDHHREILIPAFIASAILFVIGLGLLYFLPLGNNKR; encoded by the coding sequence ATGAGTACCTTTAGAACAGGGCAAAATATAGCTAATACAAGAAAACTAAATGCTATACTTTCCACAATTATATTTATTTTAATACTTAATATAGCCATTCAAATTTGGCTATTATATGCTGCTCTAAATAATGCTTTAGATCATCATAGAGAAATTTTAATTCCAGCATTTATAGCATCAGCTATTTTGTTTGTTATAGGCTTAGGCTTACTATACTTTTTACCACTAGGTAATAATAAGAGGTGA
- a CDS encoding 4Fe-4S dicluster domain-containing protein: MSNYTTFNRNEEFFVDMQRCIGCKACEMACAECETNGHDSMIHVNYVERATTIQTTVQVCMHCEDPVCANVCPADAISKDEFGIVHTANTERCIGCSNCVMACPFGVPKKIESYDLMMKCTMCYDRTSIGEKPMCATVCPSGALFYGTKDEIKRLRPNSSPVNKFVFGNEVVLTKVNLMMPKGRTELIIY; encoded by the coding sequence ATGAGTAATTACACCACGTTTAATAGAAATGAAGAATTCTTTGTAGATATGCAACGTTGCATAGGATGCAAAGCTTGTGAAATGGCTTGTGCAGAATGTGAAACAAATGGTCATGATTCTATGATACATGTTAATTATGTAGAAAGAGCTACTACAATACAAACAACAGTACAAGTTTGTATGCACTGTGAAGATCCTGTTTGTGCTAATGTATGTCCTGCTGATGCAATTTCTAAAGATGAATTTGGAATTGTACACACAGCTAATACAGAACGCTGTATAGGTTGTTCCAACTGCGTTATGGCTTGTCCTTTTGGTGTTCCTAAAAAAATAGAATCCTATGATCTAATGATGAAATGTACCATGTGTTACGATCGAACTAGTATAGGGGAAAAACCCATGTGTGCCACGGTATGCCCAAGTGGAGCTTTATTTTATGGAACAAAAGACGAAATAAAACGATTAAGACCTAATAGTTCACCTGTTAATAAATTTGTTTTTGGAAATGAAGTTGTCTTAACAAAAGTAAATCTAATGATGCCAAAAGGCCGTACAGAATTAATTATCTATTAA
- a CDS encoding NarK/NasA family nitrate transporter, with the protein MSTWLNQWEPEDEKFWEQKGSKIAWKTLTITTLSLILSFASWFMMSVIVVKLPGLGFSFNKDQLFWLAAIPGIAAGILRIIHTFILPIFGTRHVVALATFIKLIPVVGIGLAVMNTNTPFWVFMILAFTTGFGGGDFSSYMPSTNMFFPKRLKGTALGIQAGIGNFGVSLAQFVTPIVLSVGLYGAPSLFTNIDTKEAKEIVSNTSLEQQTAIFEKIEPKKQEALLGIVKSKILDSIKTTINSKDNVIIFKALPLKARIKAIVNANPKLAEKILNELEPNNKAVTHKEIYIQSAAFWYIPLLIILSIISWFYLRSIPMKASIKEQMDIFNNKHTWFCTITYVMTFGTFAGLSAAFPLMIKFLYGDFPNAPDPLAYAFYGPLIGSATRVLFGFIADKVGGAILTTLTGIGILLGCIVLVSQGLLAPTNIEQFPTFVGVILMMFFFTGMGNAGTFRQYPIIFSENQRQAAGVIGWTAAIAAFGPFIFSKLIGNNITSNGSANEFFIGVIIFTALATCINWYYYNRKGCERPS; encoded by the coding sequence ATGAGTACTTGGTTAAATCAATGGGAACCAGAAGATGAAAAATTCTGGGAACAGAAAGGAAGTAAAATAGCATGGAAAACACTAACAATCACTACATTATCCTTAATATTATCATTTGCCTCATGGTTTATGATGAGCGTAATAGTAGTTAAGTTACCAGGATTAGGTTTTTCATTTAATAAAGACCAATTATTTTGGTTAGCTGCTATACCGGGTATAGCAGCAGGGATTTTAAGGATTATACATACTTTTATATTACCAATTTTTGGAACAAGACATGTAGTAGCTTTAGCTACATTTATAAAATTAATTCCAGTTGTAGGTATTGGTTTAGCCGTTATGAATACAAATACACCTTTTTGGGTATTTATGATATTGGCTTTTACAACAGGTTTTGGAGGAGGAGATTTCTCATCATATATGCCTAGTACAAATATGTTTTTTCCAAAGAGATTGAAAGGAACCGCTTTAGGTATTCAAGCAGGTATAGGAAATTTTGGTGTATCATTAGCTCAATTTGTAACCCCTATTGTTTTGAGTGTGGGACTATATGGTGCCCCTTCCTTATTTACTAATATTGATACAAAAGAAGCTAAAGAAATAGTAAGTAATACTAGTCTTGAACAACAAACGGCTATATTTGAAAAAATAGAACCTAAAAAACAAGAAGCACTTCTTGGTATTGTAAAATCTAAAATTTTAGATTCAATAAAAACAACAATTAATTCAAAAGATAATGTAATAATATTTAAAGCATTACCTCTAAAAGCAAGAATAAAAGCTATTGTAAATGCTAATCCTAAATTAGCAGAAAAAATATTAAACGAATTAGAACCAAATAATAAAGCAGTTACACATAAAGAAATTTATATTCAATCTGCTGCCTTTTGGTATATTCCCTTATTAATCATATTATCCATTATAAGTTGGTTTTATTTAAGGAGTATTCCTATGAAAGCTTCAATAAAAGAACAAATGGATATTTTCAATAATAAACATACTTGGTTTTGTACTATTACTTATGTAATGACTTTTGGAACTTTTGCCGGATTATCAGCAGCTTTTCCTTTAATGATTAAATTTTTGTATGGAGACTTTCCTAATGCTCCAGATCCTTTAGCTTATGCTTTTTATGGACCACTAATTGGTTCAGCAACACGCGTACTTTTTGGATTTATAGCAGATAAAGTAGGGGGAGCAATTTTAACAACACTTACAGGTATAGGAATCTTATTAGGTTGTATTGTTTTAGTAAGTCAAGGTCTTTTAGCGCCAACAAATATTGAACAATTCCCAACATTTGTTGGAGTTATTCTTATGATGTTCTTCTTTACAGGTATGGGAAATGCAGGTACTTTTAGACAATATCCTATTATTTTTTCAGAAAATCAACGTCAAGCAGCTGGTGTAATTGGTTGGACAGCCGCTATTGCAGCATTTGGTCCTTTTATTTTTTCAAAATTAATAGGTAATAATATTACAAGTAATGGATCAGCTAATGAGTTTTTTATAGGCGTAATCATATTTACAGCATTAGCCACCTGTATTAACTGGTATTATTATAATAGAAAAGGTTGTGAAAGACCAAGTTAA
- the moaA gene encoding GTP 3',8-cyclase MoaA: protein MLTDNFGRFHNYLRISITESCNLRCTYCMPAEGIKLTPKGHIMTADEIVLIAQTFVDFGINKIRLTGGEPLVRKDVKEIIERLSLLNTELTITTNGILVNQYLETFRKAGIGSINVSLDTLQENKFLSITRRNEFKKVLQNIQLLVQNNFHVKLNVVLIKGFNDNEIIDFINLTKYTNVQVRFIEFMPFDGNKWNREKLVDYHQILEKLYTYYNPTDILRENDKPNDTAKNFKIANFIGSFAIISAVSNPFCDNCNRIRLTADGKLKNCLFSKLETPLLETLRKGKTIIPLIKQSISLKQKIRGGFETNESFNNPLNFEANRSMITIGG from the coding sequence ATGCTTACTGACAATTTTGGCCGATTTCATAATTATTTACGGATTTCAATTACTGAAAGTTGTAATTTAAGATGTACTTATTGTATGCCTGCTGAAGGAATTAAATTAACACCTAAAGGGCATATCATGACAGCAGATGAAATAGTTCTAATTGCTCAAACATTTGTTGATTTTGGTATAAATAAAATTAGATTAACAGGAGGAGAACCTCTTGTAAGAAAAGATGTAAAAGAAATTATAGAACGTCTCTCTTTACTGAATACAGAATTAACTATTACTACCAATGGTATTTTAGTAAATCAATATCTTGAAACTTTTAGAAAAGCAGGAATAGGTTCTATTAATGTTAGTTTAGATACATTACAAGAAAATAAATTTTTATCCATAACACGTAGAAACGAATTTAAAAAAGTTCTCCAAAATATTCAACTTTTAGTTCAAAATAATTTTCATGTAAAACTAAATGTAGTTTTAATAAAAGGATTTAATGATAATGAAATTATAGATTTTATTAATTTAACAAAATACACTAATGTGCAAGTTCGATTTATTGAATTTATGCCTTTTGATGGAAATAAATGGAATAGAGAAAAGCTAGTTGATTATCATCAAATTTTAGAAAAATTATATACTTATTACAATCCAACAGATATTCTAAGAGAAAATGATAAACCTAATGATACAGCTAAAAACTTTAAAATAGCTAATTTTATAGGATCCTTTGCTATAATAAGTGCTGTAAGCAATCCTTTTTGCGATAATTGTAATAGAATACGATTAACAGCAGATGGAAAATTAAAGAACTGTTTATTTTCAAAATTAGAAACCCCTTTATTAGAAACTTTAAGAAAAGGGAAAACTATTATTCCCTTAATAAAACAATCAATAAGCTTGAAGCAAAAGATCAGAGGAGGCTTTGAAACAAATGAATCATTTAATAACCCATTAAATTTTGAAGCAAATAGAAGTATGATTACTATTGGAGGTTGA
- a CDS encoding ThiF family adenylyltransferase — translation MKISKRYNRQISLEEIGVIGQKKLQLAKVLVVGAGGLGCPVLQNLAAMGIGTLGIIDGDLIEETNLHRQLLYTFEDCGQSKSKIAKNVLKRSNPNLDIHCYSVYLSEFNAYELIKQYDVIVDCTDEIKIRYLINDICLVTKKPFVYASIHKFQGQLSVFNYDNGPSYRCLFPEQESSIIPNCVTGGVLGVLPNILGAMQASEVIKIILKIGKIASGRVLVYDLLLQNTIEIEFLKNERQIKLGYQKGLNLKETVPLIADLTGIEFIQTCQSQSLSEFKFIDLRERYEEPKLPFQFIELIPLNQLYEVCKDWDKNGKIILICQSGVRSSSAKIRLKELGFKNVSQLKKGINSILNLLENEYNKV, via the coding sequence ATGAAGATTTCAAAACGTTATAATCGTCAAATAAGTTTAGAAGAAATAGGGGTAATAGGTCAAAAAAAATTACAATTAGCTAAAGTCCTTGTTGTTGGGGCAGGAGGGTTAGGGTGTCCTGTATTGCAAAATTTAGCAGCAATGGGAATAGGTACATTGGGTATTATAGACGGGGATCTTATAGAGGAAACTAATTTGCATAGACAGCTTTTATATACTTTTGAAGATTGTGGACAAAGCAAATCAAAAATAGCTAAAAATGTATTAAAAAGGAGTAATCCTAACTTAGATATTCATTGTTACTCAGTGTATTTAAGTGAGTTTAATGCTTACGAATTAATTAAGCAATATGATGTAATTGTAGATTGTACAGATGAAATTAAAATTCGCTATTTAATTAATGATATATGTTTAGTTACAAAAAAACCTTTTGTTTATGCATCTATTCATAAATTCCAAGGACAATTAAGCGTTTTTAATTATGATAATGGCCCTAGTTACAGATGTTTATTTCCAGAACAAGAAAGTAGTATTATTCCTAATTGTGTAACAGGAGGTGTTTTAGGAGTATTACCTAATATTTTAGGAGCCATGCAAGCGTCTGAAGTTATTAAAATTATACTAAAAATAGGGAAAATAGCATCAGGAAGAGTACTGGTTTATGATTTATTATTACAAAACACTATTGAAATAGAATTTTTAAAAAATGAAAGACAAATTAAATTAGGTTATCAAAAAGGCCTAAATTTAAAGGAAACTGTTCCTCTTATTGCTGATCTAACGGGAATAGAATTTATTCAAACCTGTCAGTCTCAATCTTTATCAGAATTCAAATTTATAGATTTAAGAGAAAGATATGAAGAACCTAAGTTACCATTTCAATTTATAGAATTGATTCCTTTAAACCAATTATATGAAGTATGTAAGGATTGGGATAAAAATGGAAAAATAATTCTTATATGCCAGAGCGGAGTTAGAAGTTCTAGCGCAAAAATTAGACTCAAAGAATTAGGTTTTAAAAATGTAAGCCAATTAAAAAAAGGAATTAACTCTATTCTTAATTTATTAGAAAATGAATACAATAAAGTATAA
- a CDS encoding Rieske (2Fe-2S) protein has translation MVPKKEIEGEQFICNKNDIPVGGTKAFQIKDCDIPYILIHLEDGTFRAYEQKCTHLSCAVYYKPGSGQIICPCHEGLFDAKTGEVLAGPPPRPLPQLAVIEKGESLFVKAINSQTT, from the coding sequence TTGGTTCCCAAAAAAGAAATAGAAGGAGAACAATTTATATGCAATAAAAATGATATTCCTGTAGGAGGAACTAAAGCTTTTCAAATTAAAGATTGCGATATACCGTATATTCTTATACACTTAGAAGATGGTACATTTAGAGCATATGAACAAAAATGTACACATTTATCTTGTGCTGTATATTATAAACCTGGTTCAGGTCAAATCATTTGTCCTTGTCATGAAGGTCTCTTTGATGCTAAAACAGGAGAAGTTTTAGCAGGGCCACCTCCTAGACCTTTACCACAACTAGCAGTAATAGAAAAAGGAGAAAGTCTATTTGTTAAAGCAATAAACTCGCAAACTACTTAA